In Desulfurobacterium indicum, a genomic segment contains:
- the cysE gene encoding serine O-acetyltransferase, which translates to MFKRIREDISVVFERDPAARNVFEVITCYPGLHAIWLHRIAHFLWKKNLKLLARMISHFSRWFTGIEIHPGAQIGRRFFIDHGMGVVIGETTEIGNDVTIYHQVTLGGTSTHKGKRHPTIGNNVVIGAGAKILGPIKIGDNCKIGANSVVVRDVPPNSTVVGIPGKIVKRDGIRTTRVDLEHGQLPDPVMESLRQMLDIIHSLEVEVKTLKKERKGEE; encoded by the coding sequence ATGTTTAAAAGAATTCGTGAAGACATATCGGTCGTTTTTGAAAGAGACCCAGCAGCGAGAAATGTTTTCGAAGTAATAACCTGCTACCCGGGACTTCATGCAATATGGCTACACAGAATAGCCCACTTTTTATGGAAAAAAAACCTGAAACTCCTTGCCAGAATGATATCCCACTTCTCTCGATGGTTCACCGGAATAGAAATACATCCTGGAGCACAAATAGGAAGACGATTTTTCATAGATCACGGCATGGGTGTTGTAATTGGAGAAACTACCGAAATAGGAAACGATGTAACCATATATCACCAAGTTACACTGGGAGGAACAAGCACTCATAAAGGAAAAAGGCATCCCACAATAGGCAATAACGTCGTAATCGGTGCAGGAGCAAAAATATTAGGACCGATAAAAATAGGAGATAATTGCAAAATAGGAGCCAACTCTGTCGTTGTAAGGGACGTTCCTCCAAACTCAACAGTTGTTGGAATTCCTGGTAAAATAGTTAAGAGAGACGGTATAAGAACAACCCGTGTAGACCTGGAACACGGACAATTACCGGACCCTGTAATGGAATCTTTAAGACAAATGCTTGACATTATTCACTCTCTGGAGGTAGAAGTAAAAACTCTCAAAAAAGAGAGGAAGGGGGAAGAATAA
- the lysA gene encoding diaminopimelate decarboxylase, which produces MEKLFPFIEYRGRKLFVEDVDVQAIAKRIGTPVYVYSKAAFSYWFNEFDSAFNDVEHLTAFAVKSCSNIAILRLLAEMGAGADTVSAGEIFRAINAGIAPEKIVFAGVGKRKDEMEYALSHGILMFNVESRQELETLNKVAEKLRKRARIAIRVNPDVDPKTHPYISTGLRTSKFGIDYDEAFDVYMKAKEMEWVEPIGIHFHIGSQILDVSPFEEASAKVADLVKALRDKGLDIEYFDAGGGLGINYHPEENPPSSSSLAERIVPFVKELDCKLILEPGRRISGNSGFLLTEVLYIKRKEGKIFYIVDAAMNDCMRPSLYDAYHHIVPAEKKENIEIVDVVGPVCETGDILAKERELGKCEQGDILAVLSAGAYGFSMSSNYNSRVRPAEILVSGSKFEVIRERETFGSLIEGEKIV; this is translated from the coding sequence ATGGAGAAACTTTTCCCTTTTATAGAATATAGAGGAAGAAAACTTTTTGTTGAAGATGTTGATGTTCAGGCAATAGCTAAAAGGATTGGAACTCCCGTTTACGTTTACAGTAAGGCTGCGTTTTCTTACTGGTTTAACGAGTTTGATTCTGCTTTTAACGATGTTGAACATTTAACAGCTTTTGCCGTTAAATCGTGTTCTAACATAGCTATTCTTAGGCTGCTTGCCGAGATGGGAGCTGGTGCCGATACCGTGTCTGCCGGAGAGATATTTCGTGCAATCAATGCTGGAATTGCTCCTGAAAAGATTGTATTTGCGGGAGTTGGCAAAAGAAAAGATGAGATGGAATATGCACTTTCCCACGGAATACTTATGTTTAATGTGGAATCTCGCCAGGAACTGGAAACACTAAATAAGGTTGCGGAAAAGCTGAGAAAGAGAGCCAGGATAGCTATCAGGGTTAATCCGGATGTTGATCCTAAAACCCATCCTTATATATCAACTGGTTTGAGAACAAGCAAATTTGGTATTGATTATGATGAAGCATTTGATGTTTATATGAAAGCTAAGGAGATGGAATGGGTGGAACCTATTGGAATCCATTTTCACATAGGTTCTCAGATACTTGATGTTTCTCCGTTTGAAGAAGCATCGGCAAAGGTTGCAGATCTGGTTAAAGCTTTAAGAGATAAAGGGCTTGATATTGAGTATTTTGATGCAGGTGGCGGACTTGGAATAAACTACCATCCTGAAGAGAATCCGCCTTCTTCTTCTTCTCTTGCTGAGCGGATTGTTCCTTTCGTTAAAGAGCTTGACTGTAAGTTGATACTGGAGCCGGGAAGGCGCATATCCGGCAATTCAGGTTTTCTTCTTACAGAGGTTTTGTATATTAAAAGGAAAGAAGGTAAAATCTTTTATATTGTTGATGCTGCAATGAACGATTGTATGAGGCCGTCTCTTTATGATGCGTACCATCATATTGTTCCTGCTGAGAAAAAGGAAAATATTGAGATTGTTGATGTCGTTGGCCCTGTATGTGAAACTGGAGATATTCTTGCTAAAGAGAGAGAATTGGGAAAATGTGAGCAGGGAGACATTCTGGCTGTTTTAAGTGCCGGAGCTTACGGATTTTCAATGTCTTCAAATTACAACTCCAGAGTCAGACCGGCCGAAATACTTGTTTCAGGTTCAAAATTTGAAGTGATAAGAGAGAGAGAAACATTCGGTAGTCTTATAGAAGGAGAAAAAATTGTTTAA
- a CDS encoding SPOR domain-containing protein — MRSFWIIFIATIILPISAFAKVFYSIQLSARKSMQTAYEILKEVEKYPKARIDIVDGYYKVRIGLFSTYGEAKKFLIKNKIRKSFKGAFITKVDDKILKTSIYPSTLQTEKIKTPEKKNPISNNETIKSENATTESNKEKINAENEAFSVSLYKTDNREKAIKFFKGLPDEIKKEAFLYEENGTYSVRAFLVKGYKNATEKENSIKYLHFETEIKPTKKANIEKILENRTENVTQNKAKPAPFIPKTNKPTTKTQTPQTTKEKKTLSTYIIIAALAAAISGGFLILNLFLRRKRTLKEARDMYELLTNALKKGNTALVKEIVVPYLARYPEDIKAQELYALALEKEGRYIEAADIYFAIAEVLEGKKQFEKAEKFKKKAENLVNREFKKNQPE, encoded by the coding sequence GTGAGAAGTTTCTGGATAATCTTCATAGCCACTATAATTTTACCTATATCTGCTTTCGCAAAAGTCTTTTATTCCATTCAACTATCCGCGAGAAAAAGCATGCAGACAGCCTATGAAATTTTAAAAGAAGTTGAAAAATATCCGAAAGCAAGAATAGACATTGTTGATGGCTACTATAAAGTGAGAATAGGCCTTTTCAGCACTTACGGAGAAGCTAAAAAATTCCTTATTAAAAACAAGATAAGAAAAAGCTTCAAAGGTGCCTTCATCACAAAAGTTGACGATAAAATTTTAAAAACAAGCATATATCCTTCAACACTCCAAACTGAAAAGATCAAAACACCAGAAAAGAAGAACCCAATATCAAATAATGAAACTATTAAATCTGAAAATGCAACAACAGAATCCAATAAAGAAAAAATTAATGCAGAAAATGAAGCCTTTTCCGTATCACTATACAAAACAGACAACAGGGAAAAAGCAATAAAATTTTTCAAAGGACTACCGGATGAGATCAAAAAAGAAGCTTTTCTATATGAAGAAAATGGGACATATTCAGTAAGGGCTTTTCTCGTAAAAGGATACAAAAATGCAACAGAAAAAGAAAATTCCATTAAATATCTACATTTTGAAACAGAAATTAAACCTACAAAAAAGGCAAACATAGAAAAGATTCTCGAAAATAGAACAGAGAACGTTACTCAAAACAAAGCAAAACCAGCACCTTTTATACCTAAAACAAACAAACCCACAACAAAAACGCAAACACCTCAAACAACTAAAGAGAAGAAAACATTGTCAACCTACATCATAATTGCTGCTCTGGCAGCAGCAATTTCAGGCGGATTTTTAATTCTTAATCTCTTTTTAAGAAGGAAAAGAACCCTGAAAGAAGCCAGAGACATGTATGAACTTTTGACCAATGCACTTAAAAAAGGTAATACTGCTCTTGTCAAAGAGATCGTTGTTCCTTATCTTGCCAGATATCCTGAAGACATAAAAGCCCAGGAGCTTTACGCTTTGGCACTTGAAAAAGAAGGCAGATACATAGAAGCAGCTGACATCTACTTTGCCATAGCGGAAGTATTAGAGGGAAAAAAGCAGTTTGAAAAAGCAGAAAAATTTAAAAAAAAAGCTGAAAATCTGGTAAACAGAGAATTCAAAAAGAATCAGCCAGAATAG
- the polA gene encoding DNA polymerase I, with protein sequence MPEGKVYLFDGTSFAYRAFYAIRGLTTSYGFPTNAIYGFARMFLKLFKEMKPEYAAVAFDVSRKTFREKISAEYKANRKPAPDDFKVQLPYIKKFLECLGIPVIEKEGYEADDILGTLGKKLSKEGYEVIIVSPDKDIRQLIEENIHVLSISPQKKTETLYTLELFKEKFGYDPKQIPDIFGLAGDTSDNIPGVPGIGEKTATKLIQEFGSLENLYKNLANLSPKRKKLLEDYREQAFMSKKLATIDRNVPIDVKPEDLKLKEPDAECLSELLKKLEMKSLTKEIKELFPNLEFRGRKLEEAKEIDTENFLESLKSDDLFSRKECAVIMSNNIFASAEKHYSVIDPQTLKEIYKKSGKIYTFNLKNLYHKTGISDKHKQFFDISIGEYLLNSIQKDYSPATIMKKYLETVEIEPIEKYAHHVIDVGKKIEEKLKKENLLKLYEKIEHPLIEVLYYMEKRGVLFDRIYMNNLKDNFLQKMQQLEDKIFSIAGESFNLNSPKQLSKILFEKLKIKPVKKTRTGYSTNVEVLTTLALNGYEIAELILEYRKYSKLLGTFIDGIAKHMDEGGRVHTNFIQTGTATGRLSSAEPNLQNLPVSDEISRQIRNAIIAPERYNLIWADYSQIELRVLAHLSGDERLIDAYKNNRDIHTETASILFGTEPEDVSPEIRKVAKMVNFGIIYGMSPQGLSQRLGISFNEAKNYIESYFSKFPTVKEFIEKTLSEAYEKGYVKTLFGRKRPVPELRAKNKNLRHFGERAAFNAIIQGTAADIMKMAMIELFKEFKKEETFLTLQVHDEIVMETLEEKAEKTKEKVKEIMENIVSLDVPLKVDIKIGKRWE encoded by the coding sequence ATGCCAGAAGGAAAAGTCTACCTATTTGACGGAACAAGTTTTGCATACAGAGCTTTTTATGCAATAAGAGGTTTAACTACCTCTTACGGATTCCCAACAAACGCCATTTACGGATTTGCCAGAATGTTCCTCAAACTTTTCAAAGAAATGAAACCAGAATATGCTGCCGTTGCATTTGATGTAAGCAGAAAAACCTTTAGAGAAAAAATATCGGCAGAATACAAGGCAAACAGGAAACCAGCTCCAGACGATTTTAAAGTTCAACTCCCTTACATAAAAAAATTTCTCGAATGTCTTGGAATCCCCGTAATTGAAAAGGAAGGATACGAAGCAGACGATATTTTAGGAACGTTAGGGAAAAAACTTTCCAAAGAAGGATACGAAGTCATTATTGTTTCACCTGATAAAGACATACGACAGCTAATAGAGGAAAATATCCACGTTTTATCAATCTCGCCACAAAAAAAAACAGAAACTCTCTACACACTCGAACTCTTCAAAGAAAAATTCGGATATGATCCGAAGCAAATTCCGGACATATTCGGACTGGCAGGAGATACCAGCGATAACATACCTGGCGTTCCCGGAATTGGAGAAAAAACAGCAACAAAACTCATACAGGAATTCGGCTCTCTTGAAAATCTTTATAAAAACCTGGCAAATCTTTCTCCGAAAAGAAAAAAACTTCTTGAAGATTACAGAGAACAGGCATTTATGAGCAAAAAACTTGCAACAATAGACAGAAACGTTCCGATAGATGTAAAACCAGAAGACCTTAAACTCAAGGAGCCCGACGCAGAATGTCTGTCAGAACTTCTTAAAAAACTCGAGATGAAATCACTAACAAAAGAGATAAAAGAACTGTTCCCTAATCTTGAATTTCGAGGAAGGAAACTTGAAGAGGCAAAAGAAATCGATACAGAAAATTTTTTAGAAAGCCTCAAATCCGATGATCTGTTTTCAAGGAAAGAATGCGCAGTGATAATGAGCAACAACATCTTCGCTTCAGCGGAAAAACATTACAGCGTAATAGATCCTCAAACACTAAAAGAAATATATAAAAAAAGCGGGAAAATTTACACTTTTAATCTGAAAAATCTATACCACAAAACTGGAATATCAGATAAGCACAAACAGTTTTTTGACATATCCATAGGAGAATACTTGCTAAATTCCATCCAAAAAGATTACTCTCCAGCCACAATTATGAAGAAATATCTGGAAACCGTAGAAATAGAACCTATTGAAAAATATGCCCATCACGTTATAGATGTCGGAAAAAAGATAGAAGAAAAGCTCAAAAAAGAAAATCTTCTTAAGCTTTACGAAAAGATAGAACATCCCTTAATAGAAGTTCTATACTACATGGAGAAAAGAGGTGTTCTGTTTGACAGAATATATATGAACAACTTGAAAGACAACTTCCTGCAGAAGATGCAACAACTGGAAGATAAGATATTCTCAATAGCGGGAGAGAGTTTTAACCTAAATTCTCCGAAACAACTGTCAAAAATCCTATTCGAAAAATTAAAGATAAAACCTGTGAAAAAAACACGCACCGGATATTCTACAAACGTTGAAGTTCTTACAACACTTGCACTCAACGGATATGAAATCGCAGAGCTTATACTGGAATACAGAAAATATTCCAAACTTCTGGGAACTTTCATAGACGGCATAGCAAAACATATGGATGAAGGAGGAAGAGTTCATACAAACTTTATACAGACAGGAACCGCAACCGGTAGATTATCAAGTGCAGAACCAAACCTACAAAATCTTCCCGTTTCCGATGAAATATCCAGACAGATAAGAAATGCCATAATTGCTCCAGAAAGATACAACCTTATCTGGGCAGATTACTCACAAATAGAGTTAAGAGTCCTTGCTCACCTATCAGGAGATGAAAGGTTAATCGATGCTTATAAAAATAACAGGGATATCCATACAGAAACAGCATCAATTCTGTTTGGAACTGAACCTGAAGACGTATCCCCCGAAATAAGAAAAGTAGCAAAAATGGTCAACTTCGGCATAATCTACGGAATGAGTCCGCAAGGTCTATCTCAAAGATTAGGAATTAGTTTCAATGAAGCTAAGAATTACATAGAAAGTTACTTCTCAAAGTTTCCCACGGTAAAAGAGTTTATTGAAAAAACTTTGTCGGAAGCCTATGAAAAGGGATACGTTAAAACACTTTTCGGCAGAAAAAGACCTGTTCCGGAACTGAGAGCGAAAAACAAAAATTTAAGACATTTTGGGGAAAGAGCAGCTTTCAACGCCATTATTCAGGGAACAGCTGCTGACATAATGAAAATGGCAATGATAGAACTCTTTAAAGAATTCAAAAAAGAAGAGACATTTTTGACCCTCCAGGTTCATGATGAGATAGTTATGGAAACTCTGGAAGAAAAAGCAGAAAAAACAAAAGAAAAAGTAAAAGAAATAATGGAAAACATCGTCAGCTTAGACGTTCCACTTAAAGTTGATATCAAAATCGGTAAAAGATGGGAGTAG